A portion of the Plodia interpunctella isolate USDA-ARS_2022_Savannah chromosome 4, ilPloInte3.2, whole genome shotgun sequence genome contains these proteins:
- the LOC128669113 gene encoding spondin-1-like isoform X1 — translation MNKLRVGVIFILAALATATTPTCERAPAHAQPTDTAYRLTVAGEPDLFLPGELYTVSLQGVDVGRGLTPFVGFTIWAETDEEPQTATEISTVKTPAGPALGGFQSYDAQTKSFEGCQPAVTNATAHPKTDIQVIWSAPPNGSDACVRLCARASPADSGSPSVLARKICPAPVAPASFARQPPIVEPCCACDEAKYEVVFEGLWSRNTHPREFPPEGARAHFGDVIGASHTAQYRVWQEGRAASGGLRRLANDGATTALEKELKAESDHIRTIIKARGISWQQVAGAGIPNTFAVFRVDAKHHLVSLASKLAPSPDWFVGVSALELCNANCTWSNSATLPLYPYDAGTDSGITYTAHGQPTSPVAPVRALRPDWPKDVKSPFFSTTNEMRPFARLRLTRLRLYEKSCDAAENEHAKESSGGACATLAWGPWSACSVSCGAGRASRQRHYVWPARAYAEACRAPLTDYRRCYGPRMHCRAVSEYEPDPAESTGPCALSPWSGWSPCEGCGVRARTRHYIAPRAFKRCHIGYRASTVLSQAMPCEAGPCDKPARVNTTAAIMDWFYRDETHGPCRVSAWGDWAPCSARCGRGRRLRTRFYLSRDFHVQQEILRILLHKWQRRFNQLRNMSLPENMSIADPEVHRLAQEHISRCQHTLNQQEALCDGEDGSCGHVSPEVCKLPLMVGPCRGYTERWFFDAATNTCEPFGYTGCGGNANNFRNWNDCIAACKTDRNVSTTTSTSMAPPTTEIPPKKLKTVKPTANNEVIQNDVPTVQEDENCETGPWLGWSDCVGDCDVAFKHNYRLVLRPASGAGRACRRLVRSRACRPSACRPLNGTTHLTFTDNPNYDEY, via the exons ATGAATAAGCTACGAGTAG gcGTGATATTTATTCTGGCCGCGTTGGCGACGGCGACGACGCCCACTTGCGAACGAGCCCCGGCGCACGCGCAGCCAACTGATACCGCTTACCGTCTCACCGTTGCAGGGGAACCCGATCTGTTTCTACCCGGGGAATTGTACACTG TATCCCTACAAGGAGTGGATGTCGGTCGTGGACTTACACCATTCGTTGGGTTCACAATATGGGCGGAAACCGATGAGGAACCACAGACTGCGACTGAAATCTCCACTGTTAAGACCCCCGCGGGGCCAGCGCTCGGCGGGTTCCAGTCCTACGACGCTCAAACCAAGTCCTTCGAAGGCTGTCAGCCAGCTGTCACTAATGCTACTGCTCATCCCAAGACTGACATTCAG GTGATTTGGAGTGCTCCCCCTAACGGTTCGGACGCGTGCGTTCGTTTGTGCGCACGCGCAAGTCCCGCTGACTCCGGTTCACCATCGGTGCTAGCCCGCAAGATCTGCCCCGCACCCGTCGCACCCGCCAGCTTCGCACGCCAGCCGCCCATCGTGGAACCCTGCTGCGCTTGTGATGAAGCTAAGTACGAG GTGGTATTCGAAGGGCTGTGGTCTCGTAACACGCACCCGCGCGAATTCCCGCCAGAGGGTGCGCGTGCGCACTTTGGAGATGTGATCGGCGCGTCTCACACTGCGCAGTATCGCGTGTGGCAGGAGGGTCGTGCGGCCAGCGGAGGACTGCGCCGCCTGGCCAATGATGGCGCCACCACCGCGCTCGAGAAGGAACTCAAGGCTGAG AGTGACCACATTCGCACCATAATAAAAGCACGTGGCATATCCTGGCAACAAGTGGCCGGGGCGGGCATTCCCAATACCTTTGCGGTGTTCCGCGTCGACGCTAAACATCACCTGGTGTCGCTAGCGTCGAAACTGGCGCCGTCTCCTGATTGGTTCGTGGGAGTTTCGGCCTTGGAGCTCTGCAACGCTAACTGCACGTGGAGCAACTCTGCCACGCTTCCGCTCTACCCGTATGATGCCGGAACTGATAGTGGTATAACTTATACG GCACATGGTCAGCCTACAAGCCCTGTGGCACCGGTTCGCGCGCTGCGTCCTGATTGGCCGAAAGATGTGAAGTCTCCTTTCTTCAGCACCACCAATGAGATGAGGCCCTTCGCTCGTTTACGGCTTACGAGGCTCCGACTTTATGAGAAAAGCTGTGACGCTGCTg aaaacgAGCACGCCAAAGAGTCGAGCGGTGGTGCGTGTGCGACGTTAGCGTGGGGCCCGTGGAGCGCGTGCAGCGTGTCGTGCGGCGCCGGGCGCGCGTCCCGCCAGCGGCACTACGTGTGGCCGGCGCGCGCCTACGCCGAGGCGTGCCGCGCGCCGCTGACCGACTACCGCCGCTGCTACGGCCCCAGGATGCACTGCAG GGCCGTATCTGAGTACGAGCCGGACCCAGCGGAGTCGACTGGCCCGTGCGCATTGTCGCCATGGTCCGGGTGGTCGCCGTGCGAGGGCTGCggcgtgcgcgcgcgcaccCGCCATTACATAGCGCCGCGCGCATTCAAACGCTGCCATATTGGATATCGCGCTTCTACTGTGCTCAGTCAGGCCATGCCGTGCGAAGCTGGGCCTTGTGACAA GCCAGCCAGAGTTAACACCACCGCTGCGATCATGGATTGGTTCTATAGA GATGAGACGCACGGCCCGTGCCGCGTGTCGGCGTGGGGCGATTGGGCGCCGTGCTCGGCGCGCTGCGGCCGCGGCCGGCGCCTGCGCACGCGCTTCTACCTCTCGCGAGACTTCCACGTGCAGCAGGAGATCCTGCGCATCTTGCTCCACAAGTGGCAGCGCAGGTTTAACCAACTGCGCAATATG aGTTTGCCGGAAAACATGAGTATCGCGGATCCCGAAGTGCATCGTTTGGCTCAAGAGCATATTTCTCGTTGCCAACACACGCTGAACCAGCAGGAGGCGCTGTGTGATGGTGAAGACGGCAGCTGCGGCCACGTGTCGCCGG AGGTGTGCAAGCTGCCGTTGATGGTAGGTCCGTGCCGGGGGTACACCGAACGTTGGTTTTTCGACGCCGCGACCAACACGTGCGAACCGTTCGGATACACCGGGTGCGGTGGGAACGCCAACAACTTCCGCAATTGGAATGACTGCATCGCCGCTTGTAAAACAGACCGCAATGTGTCCACTACCACAA GTACAAGTATGGCACCACCTACAACGGAGATTCCGCCTAAAAAGTTGAAAACTGTGAAGCCGACAGCTAACAACGAGGTCATTCAAAACGACGTCCCAACGGTGCAAG AGGACGAGAATTGCGAGACGGGCCCGTGGCTCGGGTGGAGCGACTGTGTCGGGGATTGCGACGTCGCTTTCAAACACAACTATCGCTTGGTCCTG CGCCCGGCGTCTGGGGCTGGAAGAGCCTGTCGTAGGCTCGTGCGCAGCCGCGCCTGTCGCCCTTCCGCCTGCCGCCCGCTCAACGGAACTACACACTTAACTTTTACAGATAATCCGAATTACGATGAATATTAG
- the LOC128669113 gene encoding spondin-1-like isoform X2, whose protein sequence is MNKLRVGVIFILAALATATTPTCERAPAHAQPTDTAYRLTVAGEPDLFLPGELYTVSLQGVDVGRGLTPFVGFTIWAETDEEPQTATEISTVKTPAGPALGGFQSYDAQTKSFEGCQPAVTNATAHPKTDIQVIWSAPPNGSDACVRLCARASPADSGSPSVLARKICPAPVAPASFARQPPIVEPCCACDEAKYEVVFEGLWSRNTHPREFPPEGARAHFGDVIGASHTAQYRVWQEGRAASGGLRRLANDGATTALEKELKAESDHIRTIIKARGISWQQVAGAGIPNTFAVFRVDAKHHLVSLASKLAPSPDWFVGVSALELCNANCTWSNSATLPLYPYDAGTDSGITYTAHGQPTSPVAPVRALRPDWPKDVKSPFFSTTNEMRPFARLRLTRLRLYEKSCDAAENEHAKESSGGACATLAWGPWSACSVSCGAGRASRQRHYVWPARAYAEACRAPLTDYRRCYGPRMHCRAVSEYEPDPAESTGPCALSPWSGWSPCEGCGVRARTRHYIAPRAFKRCHIGYRASTVLSQAMPCEAGPCDKPARVNTTAAIMDWFYRDETHGPCRVSAWGDWAPCSARCGRGRRLRTRFYLSRDFHVQQEILRILLHKWQRRFNQLRNMSLPENMSIADPEVHRLAQEHISRCQHTLNQQEALCDGEDGSCGHVSPEVCKLPLMVGPCRGYTERWFFDAATNTCEPFGYTGCGGNANNFRNWNDCIAACKTDRNVSTTTSTSMAPPTTEIPPKKLKTVKPTANNEVIQNDVPTVQAPGVWGWKSLS, encoded by the exons ATGAATAAGCTACGAGTAG gcGTGATATTTATTCTGGCCGCGTTGGCGACGGCGACGACGCCCACTTGCGAACGAGCCCCGGCGCACGCGCAGCCAACTGATACCGCTTACCGTCTCACCGTTGCAGGGGAACCCGATCTGTTTCTACCCGGGGAATTGTACACTG TATCCCTACAAGGAGTGGATGTCGGTCGTGGACTTACACCATTCGTTGGGTTCACAATATGGGCGGAAACCGATGAGGAACCACAGACTGCGACTGAAATCTCCACTGTTAAGACCCCCGCGGGGCCAGCGCTCGGCGGGTTCCAGTCCTACGACGCTCAAACCAAGTCCTTCGAAGGCTGTCAGCCAGCTGTCACTAATGCTACTGCTCATCCCAAGACTGACATTCAG GTGATTTGGAGTGCTCCCCCTAACGGTTCGGACGCGTGCGTTCGTTTGTGCGCACGCGCAAGTCCCGCTGACTCCGGTTCACCATCGGTGCTAGCCCGCAAGATCTGCCCCGCACCCGTCGCACCCGCCAGCTTCGCACGCCAGCCGCCCATCGTGGAACCCTGCTGCGCTTGTGATGAAGCTAAGTACGAG GTGGTATTCGAAGGGCTGTGGTCTCGTAACACGCACCCGCGCGAATTCCCGCCAGAGGGTGCGCGTGCGCACTTTGGAGATGTGATCGGCGCGTCTCACACTGCGCAGTATCGCGTGTGGCAGGAGGGTCGTGCGGCCAGCGGAGGACTGCGCCGCCTGGCCAATGATGGCGCCACCACCGCGCTCGAGAAGGAACTCAAGGCTGAG AGTGACCACATTCGCACCATAATAAAAGCACGTGGCATATCCTGGCAACAAGTGGCCGGGGCGGGCATTCCCAATACCTTTGCGGTGTTCCGCGTCGACGCTAAACATCACCTGGTGTCGCTAGCGTCGAAACTGGCGCCGTCTCCTGATTGGTTCGTGGGAGTTTCGGCCTTGGAGCTCTGCAACGCTAACTGCACGTGGAGCAACTCTGCCACGCTTCCGCTCTACCCGTATGATGCCGGAACTGATAGTGGTATAACTTATACG GCACATGGTCAGCCTACAAGCCCTGTGGCACCGGTTCGCGCGCTGCGTCCTGATTGGCCGAAAGATGTGAAGTCTCCTTTCTTCAGCACCACCAATGAGATGAGGCCCTTCGCTCGTTTACGGCTTACGAGGCTCCGACTTTATGAGAAAAGCTGTGACGCTGCTg aaaacgAGCACGCCAAAGAGTCGAGCGGTGGTGCGTGTGCGACGTTAGCGTGGGGCCCGTGGAGCGCGTGCAGCGTGTCGTGCGGCGCCGGGCGCGCGTCCCGCCAGCGGCACTACGTGTGGCCGGCGCGCGCCTACGCCGAGGCGTGCCGCGCGCCGCTGACCGACTACCGCCGCTGCTACGGCCCCAGGATGCACTGCAG GGCCGTATCTGAGTACGAGCCGGACCCAGCGGAGTCGACTGGCCCGTGCGCATTGTCGCCATGGTCCGGGTGGTCGCCGTGCGAGGGCTGCggcgtgcgcgcgcgcaccCGCCATTACATAGCGCCGCGCGCATTCAAACGCTGCCATATTGGATATCGCGCTTCTACTGTGCTCAGTCAGGCCATGCCGTGCGAAGCTGGGCCTTGTGACAA GCCAGCCAGAGTTAACACCACCGCTGCGATCATGGATTGGTTCTATAGA GATGAGACGCACGGCCCGTGCCGCGTGTCGGCGTGGGGCGATTGGGCGCCGTGCTCGGCGCGCTGCGGCCGCGGCCGGCGCCTGCGCACGCGCTTCTACCTCTCGCGAGACTTCCACGTGCAGCAGGAGATCCTGCGCATCTTGCTCCACAAGTGGCAGCGCAGGTTTAACCAACTGCGCAATATG aGTTTGCCGGAAAACATGAGTATCGCGGATCCCGAAGTGCATCGTTTGGCTCAAGAGCATATTTCTCGTTGCCAACACACGCTGAACCAGCAGGAGGCGCTGTGTGATGGTGAAGACGGCAGCTGCGGCCACGTGTCGCCGG AGGTGTGCAAGCTGCCGTTGATGGTAGGTCCGTGCCGGGGGTACACCGAACGTTGGTTTTTCGACGCCGCGACCAACACGTGCGAACCGTTCGGATACACCGGGTGCGGTGGGAACGCCAACAACTTCCGCAATTGGAATGACTGCATCGCCGCTTGTAAAACAGACCGCAATGTGTCCACTACCACAA GTACAAGTATGGCACCACCTACAACGGAGATTCCGCCTAAAAAGTTGAAAACTGTGAAGCCGACAGCTAACAACGAGGTCATTCAAAACGACGTCCCAACGGTGCAAG CGCCCGGCGTCTGGGGCTGGAAGAGCCTGTCGTAG
- the ric8a gene encoding synembryn-A: MDESEVTILTNSDNIEEVSQVLCKFLKTNENVFTFPNMHENNRRVILWTALFQHLQKRSSVAVHALCLATIRVLSRDKSDLENLICEKWITVLIEKAGLYNLMDMEDESMVPLEMPEKDVAVEALKCLCNLAFNSEVVRALCAHTNIAQGLVARLRVYKDIPFKDEIMLFDMKLLFILTALRHDIKIKIKDELHGMDYLISCLNELVLEASEKTKDYQASASGGDVEGDYCLLHDNQQAIACEILKAEFNLIIHSGLDEPSDEAEEAMYLKLIPVLTSLLNVRTSDEVKLVELHSNIANLLTSVPPNFYPYLTPELTANETAANVYDGRNMDALQSLVQLLHYKLSNTTNTKNQYENLSPILTVLVKSARGSRSQRKYLRQSVLPPLRDVSRPPEKGTTLRNQLCRLLTTPVTSVRDLVAEFLFVLCKEKVGRMVKYTGFGNAAGHLAQKGLLGGGRGASYSSSSDDSDTEEYLQAQPHIDPVVGCTRPPRVNPFEGMTEEQKEYEAMKLVNLFDKMVSEGVVKPARVGPDGRPQPVDHVLELRDQPPNRPQS, translated from the exons ATGGATGAAAGTGAAGTCACAATTTTAACTAACAGCGATAATATTGAAGAAGTTTCTCAAGTTTTGTGTAAATTTCTGAAAACT aatgaaaatgtttttacttttCCCAATATGCATGAGAATAATAGACGTGTGATTCTGTGGACTGCATTATTTCAACATCTTCAGAAACGTTCATCAGTGGCTGTACACGCTTTGTGCTTGGCAACAATAAGAGTGCTcag CCGTGATAAATCAGACTTGGAAAATTTGATTTGTGAGAAATGGATTACAGTACTCATAGAAAAAGCTGGGTTGTACAACTTGATGGATATGGAAGATGAGTCTATGGTGCCTCTGGAGATGCCTGAAAAGGATGTGGCTGTAGAGGCCCTCAAGTGTCTGTGCAACTTGGCGTTCAACAGTGAAGTAGTGCGAGCCCTCTGTGCCCACACCAACATCGCTCAAGGATTAGTGGCTCGCCTGAGAGTTTACAAAGACATCCCATTTAAAGATGAAATCATGCTTTTTGACATGAAGTTACTTTTCATACTGACTGCTTTAAGAcatgatattaaaatcaaaataaaggaTGAATTGCATGGCATGGACTACTTGATAAGCTGTTTGAATGAACTTGTTTTAGAAGCATCTGAGAAGACAAAGGACTATCAAGCTTCAGCTAGTGGGGGAGATGTTGAAGGAGATTATTGTCTATTGCAT gaTAATCAGCAAGCTATTGCCTGTGAGATACTGAAAGCAGAGTTTAATTTGATCATCCATTCTGGTCTTGATGAACCTTCAGATGAAGCAGAGGAAGCCATGTATTTGAAGCTTATACCAGTTCTCACGAGTTTGCTAAATGTCCGTACATCTGATGAGGTCAAACTTGTTGAACTGCATAGTAACATTGCTAATTTGTTAACTAG tgtGCCACCAAATTTTTACCCGTATCTTACTCCAGAGTTGACTGCAAATGAAACTGCAGCTAATGTGTATGATGGGAGAAATATGGATGCTCTACAATCTCTCGTGCAATTactacattataaattatcgaACACAACG AACACCAAAAACCAGTATGAGAATTTGTCCCCAATATTGACGGTGCTGGTGAAAAGCGCTCGCGGCTCGCGGTCGCAGCGCAAGTACTTGCGGCAGTCGGTGCTGCCGCCGCTGCGGGACGTGTCCCGCCCGCCCGAGAAGGGGACCACGCTCCGCAACCAGCTGTGCCGGCTGCTGACCACGCCCGTCACCTCTGTCAGGGACCTGGTCGCTGAATTCTTGTTCGTGCTGTGTAAAGAGAAGG tGGGCCGTATGGTGAAGTACACGGGCTTCGGCAACGCGGCGGGCCACTTGGCGCAGAAGGGGCTGCTGGGCGGCGGCCGCGGGGCTTCGTACTCGTCCAGCAGCGACGACTCCGACACCGAGGAGTACCTGCAGGCGCAGCCCCACATAGACCCCGTGGTGGGCTGCACTAGGCCACCAAGAGTCAACCCCTTTGAGGGAATGACTGAAGAACAG AAGGAGTACGAGGCAATGAAGCTGGTGAATTTGTTCGACAAAATGGTGTCGGAGGGCGTCGTGAAGCCGGCGCGAGTGGGCCCCGACGGCCGCCCGCAGCCCGTCGACCACGTGCTGGAGCTCCGGGACCAACCCCCCAACAGACCGCAATCATAG